From Lycium ferocissimum isolate CSIRO_LF1 unplaced genomic scaffold, AGI_CSIRO_Lferr_CH_V1 ctg4728, whole genome shotgun sequence:
TCAGCGGGTGAATATGGGTGCTGAGAAACACGGTTCCAAGAGTGGAGGAGGTTATGTTGGTGGTTTCCTGCAGTTATTTGATTGGAATGCAAAATCACGAAAGAAATTGTTCTCTAGCAAGTCTGACATACCAGGTAAATGTCTATGAACAATGGTTAAAACTACTGATTCTTCCATGGGCATGTAGTGGTAgaacttcaagaaaactatgcTGTTAAGTGTTATAATGGCTGAATAAGCATAATTCCTATGCTTTTTGCAGAGCAACCCAAACAGAAGAAGAGATGTGATGGGAACTTGCCTGTGACTCGGGTTCATCTGGTCCGTATTCAATACTTaattaatctttctcatcttctcTGTTTCTACCTACAATTTCTTGTTGTACTTTTTCAactgaaaatattttgattgcAGCACAATGAGGATGCTGGGTCCAGTGTCAAAGGAAGCAGTGATTACAGTTGTGCCTCGTCGGTGACTGACGAGGAATATTATGGAATCAAACCTGCTGGTGTTGTTGCAAGGCTTATGGGATTGGATTGCATGCCATCTTCTACTTTTTCAGAGCCTTACTCTACTCCGTTTTTCGATTCCCAGTCTCTAAGAAGCGCTCCTTGCCTTTCAAGTAACCTCGAGTACCAGCAAAATTTTCAAACAGTATATTCCAGCAACCTCCATGAAAAGATGGAGGCTCTAGGCAGGAGCTCATTGGAGCCAAAGCACCAGAAGATAATCAGCAGGCCCATCGAGAAGTTTCAATCGGAGATGTTGCCTCCTAAGTCGGCTAAATCAATCCCAATCACTCATTGTAAGCTTCTATCGCCAATCAAAAGTGCTAATTATATCCCACCTCAGAATGCCGCTCACATAATGGAAGCAGCCGCCAGAATACTTGTCGCAGGACCTCATCAAGCTACTTCGAAATCAAAACTGTCCCTAAATGGATCTTCTTCAGCTCCCTTGAAGGTAAGAGATTTAAAAGAAAGGGTTGAAGCTTCTCAAAAGATAGTAACCAAGATTGCTGAAGCTTCTCGAAGGCCAGCTGAGTCTAATGCTTCTAAGTGCCTTAAAGGGCAACCCATGAATAAGAGCTGGAATGGATCGgcagatacaacaacaaccaggCAGAAGGATTTCTCAGATTCTGATGAATCTTTTATTGTAGGTAAAACTAAAGGAAAATCTATTTCATTAGCCCTGCAAGCAAAAGCCAATGTCCAGAAAAGAGAGGGTCTATATCAAGGCAGTAGCAGAACTGTACTTGTCGAGAAAGAACCAAGTAAAGGCAATTCAAACCAGTTATTTACAAGCCAACCTAGTACAGAAAAGAACACGCACAAGAAGCCATCTGTACATTATAGTTCAAGTGTTCTGCGGCAGAATAATCAAAAACAAAATAGCATAGCTGATAGGGGGAAGTCACCTTCTAAGCAATTTCTTTCCAACTCACAAGGAAAACGAACACTTAGTGGTGATTCTTCCTTTACGCGACAGAGAAGCTCAGGTAAAACGGCTGAAAACTCTAAGGTCAGTTCCAGGAGGTTGAGCAGAGAGGCAGAcgataaaaaggaagaaacatATTCTTGTACTAAAAGTGTGTCGCGTAAGAAACGGCCTAGTGACGGTGATATCCAA
This genomic window contains:
- the LOC132044522 gene encoding uncharacterized protein LOC132044522 produces the protein MGAEKHGSKSGGGYVGGFLQLFDWNAKSRKKLFSSKSDIPEQPKQKKRCDGNLPVTRVHLHNEDAGSSVKGSSDYSCASSVTDEEYYGIKPAGVVARLMGLDCMPSSTFSEPYSTPFFDSQSLRSAPCLSSNLEYQQNFQTVYSSNLHEKMEALGRSSLEPKHQKIISRPIEKFQSEMLPPKSAKSIPITHCKLLSPIKSANYIPPQNAAHIMEAAARILVAGPHQATSKSKLSLNGSSSAPLKVRDLKERVEASQKIVTKIAEASRRPAESNASKCLKGQPMNKSWNGSADTTTTRQKDFSDSDESFIVGKTKGKSISLALQAKANVQKREGLYQGSSRTVLVEKEPSKGNSNQLFTSQPSTEKNTHKKPSVHYSSSVLRQNNQKQNSIADRGKSPSKQFLSNSQGKRTLSGDSSFTRQRSSGKTAENSKVSSRRLSREADDKKEETYSCTKSVSRKKRPSDGDIQYEKIQAAGSMSTHKSGKLIQSGTFMDREISWGENSKGKGTDIISFTFNAPLTRSVPTPEPPREALGKSHEFSTDFRIKKAPFGHNLSGGDALSSLLDQKLRELSYVVESSRQKTGTSSSSSSIFQDLSPAPNGLLKTTGNHDNMEVDDLVSCCNPGFSSTGQHRHQGFEEELSSEYGSTDRKVFGSRFPSPISVLEHSFLTDSCNSSDTAESNNTGASKQSSSVQAKEVFGIGSRKKFHSMEPDVDLLDSASSTSGKKERSMDPGKSPNWELEYVKDILCNIESMFMDFAVGRSHEIINPHLFDQLERVNGRGHDELKERRKVVFDCVGECLDLRCKEYVKGGYDRWSKGVLVVRNNERLAEEVYREISGWSVMGNCMVDELVEKDMSSYFGRWLDFDVEAFELGIQIEKRLLNSLIDEVVADILVL